A genomic region of Arachis stenosperma cultivar V10309 chromosome 9, arast.V10309.gnm1.PFL2, whole genome shotgun sequence contains the following coding sequences:
- the LOC130949657 gene encoding importin subunit alpha-2-like, producing MSYRPTGNSRTDVRRSRYKVAVDAEEGRRRREDTMVEIRKNRREESLQKKRREGLQAQQIPASAQSTVLEKKLEHLPTMVAGVYSDDNSLQLEATTQFRKLLSIERCPPIEEVIQAGVVSRFVEFLSRDDFPQLQFEAAWALTNIASGTSENTKVVIDHGAVPIFVRLLASPSDDVREQAVWALGNVAGDSPRCRDLVLSHGALLPLLAQLNEHAKLSMLRNATWTLSNFCRGKPQPPFDQVKPALPALASLIHSNDEEVLTDACWALSYLSDGTNDKIQAVIEAGVCPRLVELLMHPSPSVLIPALRTVGNIVTGDDMQTQVIINHQALPCLLNLLSNTYKKSIKKEACWTISNITAGNKQQIQAVIESNIIGPLVSLLQNAEFDIKKEAAWAISNATSGGSHEQIKYLVSQGCIKPLCDLLICPDPRIVTVCLEGLENILKVGEADKNMGNTGDVNLYAQMIDDAEGLEKIENLQSHDNTEIYEKAVKILETYWLEEDDETMPPGDGSQAGFNFGGSDGPAVPPGGFNF from the exons ATGTCGTATCGCCCAACCGGAAACTCAAGGACCGATGTCCGCCGGAGCCGCTACAAGGTGGCTGTCGATGCCGAGGAGGGTCGCCGGCGGCGAGAAGACACCATGGTGGAGATCAGGAAGAACCGAAGGGAAGAGAGCTTACAGAAGAAGCGGCGCGAGGGTCTCCAAGCACAGCAGATTCCCGCTTCGGCACAATCCACTGTGCTAGAGAAGAAG TTGGAACACCTACCTACGATGGTTGCAGGTGTTTATTCTGATGATAATAGCCTTCAGCTGGAAGCAACTACTCAGTTCCGGAAGTTGCTTTCGATTG AGCGCTGTCCGCCGATTGAGGAGGTTATACAGGCTGGTGTCGTTTCTCGCTTTGTTGAATTTCTTTCGAGGGATGATTTCCCCCAGTTGCAG TTCGAGGCAGCTTGGGCTTTGACAAATATAGCTTCTGGAACATCTGAAAACACCAAGGTGGTAATTGATCATGGGGCTGTCCCCATTTTTGTAAGGCTCCTTGCTTCACCCAGTGACGACGTCCGTGAACAG GCAGTGTGGGCATTAGGAAATGTTGCTGGGGATTCTCCCCGATGCCGTGATCTTGTACTCAGTCATGGTGCTCTGCTTCCTCTGTTGGCGCAATTGAATGAACATGCCAAACTTTCCATGCTTAGGAATGCTACCTGGACACTTTCAAACTTCTGCAGGGGCAAGCCACAGCCTCCTTTTGATCAG GTTAAACCTGCACTTCCTGCCCTTGCTAGTCTTATCCATTCAAATGATGAAGAAGTTTTGACCGATGCTTGTTGGGCACTTTCATATCTTTCTGATGGTACAAACGACAAAATTCAAGCTGTAATTGAAGCTGGTGTCTGTCCCCGGCTAGTTGAACTTTTAAT GCACCCATCCCCTTCAGTTCTAATTCCTGCTCTTCGTACTGTTGGAAATATTGTCACTGGAGATGATATGCAAACTCAG GTTATCATCAACCATCAAGCACTTCCTTGCCTTCTTAATCTGTTGTCTAATACTTATAAAAAAAGCATCAAGAAGGAAGCTTGTTGGACCATATCAAACATCACAGCTGGTAATAAACAGCAGATTCAG GCCGTAATTGAGTCTAATATAATTGGTCCTTTGGTCAGCCTGCTTCAAAATGCTGAGTTTGACATCAAGAAAGAGGCTGCTTGGGCTATATCAAATGCTACATCTGGTGGATCTCACGAACAAATCAA GTACCTGGTAAGCCAGGGGTGCATCAAGCCCTTGTGTGATCTTCTCATCTGTCCGGATCCTAGAATTGTGACTGTTTGTCTGGAAGGACTTGAAAACATCTTGAAGGTGGGTGAAGCTGATAAAAATATGGGCAATACTGGTGATGTGAATCTGTATGCCCAAATGATTGACGATGCTGAGGGTTTGGAGAAAATTGAGAACCTCCAGAGTCATGATAACACAGAGATCTATGAAAAGGCAGTGAAGATTCTTGAAACATACTGGTTGGAGGAAGATGACGAGACTATGCCTCCAGGGGATGGTTCCCAAGCAGGGTTCAACTTTGGTGGCTCTGATGGTCCTGCTGTGCCACCTGGTGGATTCAACTTTTAA
- the LOC130949409 gene encoding uncharacterized protein LOC130949409 has translation MEHVMKLKENLIEWKILKHDDDDNNNNNNNNNNSSSIQGQGYKSPNFGRVCGYLLSKLLEDVKKMIERYCKIWKQNGCTIMTDGWTNRCRRTLINFLVYCPKGTIFLKSVDASHASKIADLFFKLFKDVVLFVSPENVVHTMTDNDTNYIATGRLLEAKFPKLYWFSCVAHCINLMLQDIGKLDEASEMVSHASKITKYIYNHCHPLYLMRKFTSGREKLRPAPTHFATNFIALQSILAQKDALRDMLTEILVRVLRIVNSEDTAAMDFLYQAFYKAREEMVKRFQRRKKIVEPYLKILDTHWDSQLQKNLHAIGYWLNSAFRFNADEFEKYKQTTSGLLDVIEKYAYGELELNSKLTSELRIYKNAEDDFRRQSALRERSTVMPNQLNLENDQDNDGPNNNAMEDIDANQNEKNVDQAPNLSYEDIDTDFELIVWT, from the exons atGGAGCATGTGATGAAGTTGAAAGAGAATTTGATAGAATGGAAGATCTTGAAGCACGACGACGacgacaacaacaacaacaacaacaacaacaacaacagcagcaGCATTCAAGGACAAG GGTATAAAAGTCCAAACTTTGGTAGAGTTTGTGGGTATTTGTTGAGCAAGTTGTTGGAGGATGTGAAAAAGATGATTGAACGTTATTGTAAAATTTGGAAGCAAAATGGATGTACTATCATGACTGATGGATGGACTAATCGTTGTAGGCGTACTTTAATTAACTTCTTGGTTTATTGTCCTAAAGGAACTATCTTCCTAAAGTCAGTTGATGCTTCTCATGCCTCCAAGATTGCTGATTTGTTCTTTAAGCTTTTTAAGGATGTTGTCTTATTTGTCAGTCCTGAAAATGTTGTTCATACAATGACGGACAATGATACAAATTATATTGCTACTGGAAGGTTGTTGGAAGCTAAATTTCCTAAGTTGTATTGGTTTTCTTGTGTTGCGCATTGTATTAATTTGATGTTGCAAGATATTGGAAAGTTGGATGAAGCAAGTGAGATGGTTTCACATGCTTCAAAGATTactaaatacatatataatcaTTGTCATCCATTGTATCTGATGAGAAAGTTTACTAGTGGGCGAGAAAAACTTCGTCCAGCTCCAACTCACTTTGCTACCAATTTCATAGCTTTGCAGAGTATTCTAGCACAAAAAGATGCATTGAGAGATATG CTTACTGAGATACTTGTTCGTGTGCTTCGTATTGTGAATAGTGAAGATACGGCTGCAATGGATTTTCTTTATCAAGCTTTTTATAAGGCTAGAGAAGAGATGGTGAAGAGGTTTCAACGAAGAAAGAAGATTGTGGAGCCTTACTTAAAGATTTTGGATACTCATTGGGATTCACAACTTCAGAAAAATCTTCATGCTATTGGCTATTGGTTAAATTCTGCTTTTCGATTCAATGCTgatgaatttgaaaaatataagcAAACCACTTCTGGCCTACTAGATGTAATTGAGAAATATGCATATGGTGAACTAGAATTGAATTCTAAGTTGACAAGTGAGTTAAGAATATATAAGAATGCTGAAGATGATTTTAGAAGACAATCTGCACTACGTGAACGAAGCACAGTGATGCCaa ATCAATTAAATTTGGAAAATGATCAAGATAATGATGGACCGAATAACAATGCTATGGAAGATATAGATGCAAatcaaaatgagaaaaatgttGATCAAGCTCCAAATTTGTCCTATGAAGATATTGATACTGACTTTGAGCTCATTGTTTGGACTTAA